The window AGGATTTATCTGATAAAGCCGAGCTGGTTTTAGAGAGCTTTCTGAAGGGAAACTGCGACTTGAAAGCACCAAAGCTACTGGTTTACGAGGTAGGAAACGCCCTTTGGAAAGCCGTCCAACGGGGATTGATAGGTCTCGACGAGGCCGTGGAAAAACTTAACCTTCTGATAAGGCTTAAAATAGACTCTATCGAATTGGATGAGAGAATGCATGAAAAAGTTCTAGCTTGAAGCGTAAGCAACGATTCGACATACTACGACAGCGCCTATGTGGTCTCTTCAAAAGCGACTGGGTCGACTCTTCTGACGGTAGACGACATTTTATACGAGAAAGCCTCCAAGGAGGCCCCGACTTTACATTTAAAAGACTACAAAGGATAATATGAAGATATTTCCATAAAATCTACGCACTTATCAACCTGTTTTAGGTGACTGCTGAGAGCCTATGCA is drawn from Candidatus Bathyarchaeota archaeon and contains these coding sequences:
- a CDS encoding type II toxin-antitoxin system VapC family toxin, with product MLLVACRFLLVEDLSDKAELVLESFLKGNCDLKAPKLLVYEVGNALWKAVQRGLIGLDEAVEKLNLLIRLKIDSIELDERMHEKVLA